A window of the Actinobacillus genomosp. 1 genome harbors these coding sequences:
- a CDS encoding ABC transporter substrate-binding protein yields MRLSKIFIALSVIGFSSFLAAAPANTLVNCVATAPQKLSPAITNDANDFNASSQQIYDRLLAFKAGKIEVEPSLAEKWEVSEDGLTYTFHLRKGVQFHSNKLFTPSRNFNADDVVFSFQRQADKSHPYYNVSGGTYFYYQWMNLPKILKSVEKVDDYTVKITLNQPNSPFLTTVAMDFLSIYSKEYADKLLAEGKPELLDQQPIGTGPFEFQVYQTDQAVRYKANPNYWQDKAKLERLIFAITPDAGTRYAKLKAGECDVIDFPNIADIAQMKQDPKVTLFEREGLNLAYLGLNTKKAVLDNVKVRQALQHATDKKAIVDAVFQGGGTVATNPFPNSVLGYNENLAQYEFDLNKAKKLLAEAGYPNGFETEIWVQPVVRPSNPNPRRTAEIIQADWAKIGVKAKLVSHEWADFNKRTREGEFSVGTYGWTSRNGDPDNFLFPLLSKENIPGTNYSRWTDNEFESLLQKAVQTQNTAERQQLYQQAVEIFQKNTPIIPIAHAINYVPVSKRVQGFVQSPFGYTSFYNVSLTE; encoded by the coding sequence ATGCGCCTTTCTAAGATTTTTATAGCCCTATCCGTAATTGGTTTTTCATCATTTCTAGCTGCCGCACCGGCAAATACGTTAGTAAATTGTGTTGCAACCGCACCTCAAAAGTTAAGCCCGGCAATTACTAATGATGCGAATGACTTTAATGCCAGTTCTCAACAAATTTATGACCGCTTATTAGCATTTAAAGCCGGTAAAATCGAAGTTGAACCAAGTTTAGCGGAGAAGTGGGAAGTAAGTGAAGACGGTTTAACTTATACTTTTCATTTACGCAAAGGCGTACAGTTTCACAGTAACAAACTATTTACGCCTAGCCGTAATTTCAATGCGGATGATGTAGTATTTTCCTTTCAACGTCAGGCGGATAAAAGTCACCCCTACTACAATGTTTCCGGTGGGACTTATTTCTATTATCAATGGATGAATCTACCGAAAATTTTAAAGTCGGTTGAGAAAGTTGATGATTATACGGTGAAAATAACCTTGAATCAGCCGAATAGTCCATTTCTTACCACAGTTGCAATGGATTTCTTATCGATTTATTCAAAAGAATATGCGGATAAATTATTAGCGGAGGGTAAGCCGGAATTATTGGATCAGCAGCCGATTGGTACGGGACCGTTTGAGTTTCAAGTTTATCAGACCGATCAAGCGGTACGTTATAAAGCCAATCCGAATTATTGGCAGGATAAAGCCAAATTAGAACGTTTAATTTTTGCGATTACCCCTGATGCGGGAACTCGCTATGCTAAATTGAAAGCCGGTGAATGTGATGTGATTGATTTTCCGAATATCGCCGATATTGCCCAAATGAAACAAGATCCGAAAGTGACGTTATTTGAGCGTGAAGGTTTAAATCTGGCATATCTCGGCTTAAACACCAAAAAAGCGGTATTAGATAACGTGAAGGTACGCCAAGCACTACAACACGCTACCGATAAAAAAGCGATTGTCGATGCGGTGTTCCAAGGCGGCGGTACGGTGGCAACGAATCCGTTCCCAAATTCGGTACTTGGTTACAATGAAAATTTAGCTCAGTATGAATTTGATTTGAATAAAGCGAAAAAATTGTTAGCTGAAGCCGGTTATCCGAATGGGTTTGAAACTGAAATTTGGGTACAACCGGTAGTACGTCCGTCAAATCCGAATCCAAGACGTACCGCAGAAATTATTCAAGCGGATTGGGCGAAAATCGGTGTTAAAGCGAAACTGGTTAGCCACGAATGGGCGGATTTTAATAAGCGGACTCGTGAAGGCGAATTTTCAGTCGGTACTTACGGCTGGACAAGCCGTAACGGTGATCCGGACAATTTCCTGTTTCCGTTATTAAGCAAAGAAAATATTCCGGGTACCAATTATTCCCGTTGGACGGATAACGAATTTGAAAGCTTATTACAAAAAGCGGTACAAACGCAAAATACCGCTGAACGTCAGCAGTTGTATCAACAAGCGGTCGAAATTTTCCAAAAAAATACACCGATAATTCCGATTGCCCATGCGATTAACTATGTTCCGGTCAGCAAACGTGTGCAAGGCTTTGTACAAAGCCCGTTCGGTTATACTTCTTTCTATAATGTGAGCCTAACGGAATAA
- the trpCF gene encoding bifunctional indole-3-glycerol-phosphate synthase TrpC/phosphoribosylanthranilate isomerase TrpF yields the protein MQNQPTILQKIVKDKAVWVENKQKAFPLSQFQQQIVTADRDFYAALAKASHQVPAYILECKKASPSKGLIRAEFDLDAIAQVYKHYASVISVLTDEQYFQGDFRYIDQVKRQTTQPILCKDFMISPYQVYLARYSNADAILLMLSVVDDETYRTLADLAHSLGMGVLTETSTDKEFERALALGAKVIGVNNRDLHTLTVDMNRIVRLVEKYQEQIPADVRLISESGIYDHTQVKAIKPFAHAFLIGSSLMGSTDLNNAVRSVIFGENKVCGLTRTQDVKSVYENGFLYGGLIFAENSPRQLSLRQAQELVVNAPLRYVGVFQNQAVEFVEKMAKQLELYAVQLHGSEDESYIAELSVKLAGKTQIWQAISVDVQAETAVYQDNPLVARYILDSKHGTQQGGTGKVFDWNIIPIELKQKAMLAGGISAENIEQALAQDCLGVDLNSGVEQHKGVKDLAKITACAEKILKA from the coding sequence ATGCAAAACCAACCAACTATTCTGCAAAAAATCGTCAAAGATAAAGCCGTTTGGGTAGAGAACAAACAAAAAGCATTTCCACTTTCACAATTCCAGCAGCAAATTGTTACCGCTGATCGGGATTTTTATGCGGCATTAGCGAAAGCTTCTCATCAAGTGCCTGCTTATATTTTGGAATGTAAAAAAGCCTCACCATCCAAGGGATTAATTCGTGCCGAGTTTGATTTGGATGCGATTGCGCAGGTATATAAACATTACGCTTCCGTGATTTCCGTACTGACCGACGAGCAATATTTTCAGGGCGATTTTCGTTATATTGATCAAGTTAAGCGTCAAACAACGCAACCTATTTTATGCAAAGATTTTATGATTTCGCCGTATCAGGTGTATTTGGCTCGTTATTCGAATGCGGATGCAATTTTGCTGATGTTATCGGTAGTTGATGACGAAACTTATCGCACATTGGCGGACTTAGCACATTCTTTAGGTATGGGGGTTTTAACCGAAACCAGCACAGATAAAGAATTTGAGCGAGCGTTAGCATTGGGCGCAAAAGTGATTGGCGTGAATAACCGTGATTTGCATACTCTGACGGTGGATATGAATCGCATTGTGCGTTTGGTAGAAAAATATCAGGAGCAAATTCCGGCAGATGTCCGTTTGATTTCAGAATCAGGCATTTATGATCATACGCAAGTGAAAGCGATTAAGCCGTTTGCGCATGCATTTTTAATCGGCAGCAGTTTAATGGGCAGTACTGATTTAAATAATGCGGTACGTTCTGTTATTTTCGGTGAAAATAAAGTATGTGGTTTGACCCGTACGCAAGATGTAAAATCGGTGTATGAAAACGGCTTTTTATATGGCGGATTAATTTTTGCTGAAAATTCGCCGCGCCAATTATCGTTACGACAAGCGCAGGAATTAGTGGTGAATGCGCCATTGCGTTATGTCGGCGTATTCCAAAATCAAGCGGTCGAATTTGTCGAAAAAATGGCAAAACAGCTTGAGTTATATGCGGTTCAGCTACACGGCTCAGAAGATGAATCCTATATTGCTGAGCTGTCAGTGAAATTAGCCGGAAAAACGCAAATTTGGCAGGCAATTTCGGTTGATGTTCAAGCGGAAACGGCTGTTTATCAAGATAATCCGTTAGTGGCACGTTATATTTTGGATAGCAAGCACGGTACACAGCAAGGCGGTACGGGCAAGGTATTCGACTGGAATATCATTCCAATTGAATTAAAACAAAAAGCAATGCTTGCCGGTGGGATTTCGGCTGAAAATATCGAACAGGCTCTAGCACAAGACTGTTTAGGCGTCGATCTGAATTCCGGTGTAGAACAGCATAAAGGCGTAAAAGATTTAGCAAAAATTACTGCTTGCGCAGAGAAAATTCTCAAAGCCTAA
- the metF gene encoding methylenetetrahydrofolate reductase has product MSYAKEIDHLNHTLADLNGNINASFEFFPAKNEKMEMLLWDSIHRLAPLKPKFVSVTYGANSGERERTHSIVKRIQQDTGLLAAPHLTGIDATPDQLREIAKDYWENGIRHIVALRGDEPAGYTKQPFFATDLVKLLKEVADFDISVAAYPEVHPDAKSAQSDLIYLKQKVEAGANRAITQFFFDIDSYLRFRDRCVTVGIDVEIVPGILPVTNFKQLQKMAKITNVKVPHWMHKMYEGLDDDQTTRNLVAASIAMDMVKILSKEGVKDFHFYTLNRSELTYAICHALGVRPT; this is encoded by the coding sequence ATGAGCTATGCAAAAGAAATTGATCATTTAAATCATACCCTTGCCGATTTAAACGGCAATATTAACGCTTCTTTTGAATTTTTCCCCGCTAAAAACGAAAAAATGGAAATGTTGCTTTGGGATTCGATTCATCGACTTGCTCCGCTTAAACCTAAATTCGTTTCCGTTACCTATGGGGCAAATTCAGGCGAGCGAGAACGTACGCATTCGATTGTAAAACGTATTCAACAAGATACCGGCTTACTTGCCGCACCGCATTTAACCGGAATAGACGCCACGCCCGATCAACTTCGTGAAATCGCTAAGGATTACTGGGAAAACGGTATTCGCCATATTGTCGCATTACGAGGTGACGAGCCTGCCGGTTATACTAAGCAACCGTTTTTTGCGACCGATTTAGTCAAATTATTAAAAGAAGTGGCGGATTTTGATATTTCGGTTGCCGCCTATCCCGAAGTACATCCGGATGCCAAATCGGCACAATCCGACCTGATTTACTTAAAACAAAAAGTGGAAGCCGGTGCTAATCGTGCGATTACCCAATTCTTTTTTGATATTGACAGTTATCTTCGATTCCGTGATCGTTGCGTAACCGTTGGAATTGATGTGGAAATCGTACCGGGCATTTTACCGGTCACGAATTTTAAACAATTACAAAAAATGGCAAAAATTACTAATGTTAAAGTACCGCATTGGATGCACAAAATGTATGAAGGATTAGATGATGATCAGACTACTCGAAATTTGGTTGCCGCCAGTATTGCCATGGATATGGTTAAAATTCTCTCAAAAGAAGGCGTAAAAGATTTCCATTTCTACACGCTGAACCGTTCCGAATTAACCTATGCGATTTGCCACGCATTAGGCGTACGACCGACTTAA
- the mnmC gene encoding bifunctional tRNA (5-methylaminomethyl-2-thiouridine)(34)-methyltransferase MnmD/FAD-dependent 5-carboxymethylaminomethyl-2-thiouridine(34) oxidoreductase MnmC, with translation MNTLSFASLSFNSNNTPVSEQFDDIYFSTQDGLEESYYVFQEGNQLLQKWQTHMSESFVIAETGFGTGLNFLAVVDKFQQFLSEFPHSKLKRLYFISFEKFPLTSEQLATVHKNYPQFAKLSQKMTACWQPRQTGCQRYHFEQIYLDVWFGDMLDNLPQLGDLYNNRIDAWFLDGFSPDKNPEMWNETLYRQMFSLTKNGGSFATFTAASAVRKGLQAVGFEVKKRKGFGKKREMLWGEKPQQSETIPVNYPYFYSEPQTEAEDIAIVGGGVASLFVALSLLEKGKKVTLYCKDNALAQNASGNLQGAIYPQLSDDDERNIRFYVHCFDYALQRLAQIEPLVEFEHALTGVALYAYNDKTAKKLEKMAQQTDDESLFKLCNAAELSEKIGLNVPNSGAFMPQSGWLSPIQFVQGTFAYLETKGLQIVLNHEVKDPQFSAGRWQWQHDGEMFSHQILVLANGHTFTQFQQAQGIPLYPVRGQVSQIPTTPALQQLKCVVCYDGYLTPVSKANTHCIGASHVRDNAETHFSLEEHHENVAKLQQNLTACDWTGNIDLSQNLAKQGVRAALRDRVPMVGQMPNFIAQKAQYQNLYNQLRRKQAVENAENFANLYMVNGLASRGLTTAPLLGEMLASLICNEPLPISEDIWHVLSPNRTWIRKLLKGSKVE, from the coding sequence ATGAACACACTCAGTTTTGCATCTCTTTCTTTCAATTCAAATAATACTCCCGTTTCCGAACAATTCGATGATATTTACTTCTCCACCCAAGACGGTCTTGAAGAAAGCTACTATGTTTTCCAGGAAGGTAATCAGCTTTTGCAAAAATGGCAAACTCATATGAGTGAATCTTTTGTGATTGCTGAAACCGGTTTTGGTACCGGACTGAATTTCTTAGCGGTTGTCGATAAGTTCCAGCAATTTTTAAGTGAGTTCCCTCATAGTAAACTTAAGCGTTTATATTTTATTTCGTTTGAAAAATTTCCTCTTACTTCCGAGCAATTAGCGACCGTTCATAAAAATTACCCGCAATTTGCCAAACTTTCCCAGAAAATGACCGCTTGTTGGCAACCGCGCCAAACAGGCTGTCAGCGTTATCATTTCGAACAAATCTATCTTGATGTATGGTTCGGCGATATGTTAGACAACTTACCGCAATTAGGTGATTTATATAATAATCGAATTGATGCGTGGTTTTTAGATGGTTTTTCACCGGATAAAAATCCGGAAATGTGGAATGAAACGCTTTATCGCCAAATGTTCAGTCTGACTAAAAACGGCGGCAGTTTTGCGACATTTACTGCCGCAAGTGCGGTGAGAAAAGGCTTACAAGCGGTCGGATTTGAAGTCAAAAAACGTAAAGGTTTTGGTAAAAAACGAGAAATGCTGTGGGGCGAAAAACCGCAACAAAGCGAAACTATACCGGTAAATTATCCGTATTTTTATAGCGAGCCACAAACAGAAGCAGAGGATATTGCGATTGTCGGTGGTGGTGTTGCCAGCCTGTTTGTCGCATTATCATTGCTTGAAAAAGGCAAAAAAGTTACGCTTTATTGCAAAGATAACGCTTTGGCACAAAATGCTTCCGGCAATTTGCAAGGTGCGATTTATCCGCAACTGAGTGACGATGACGAGCGTAATATCCGTTTTTATGTGCATTGTTTCGACTATGCATTGCAACGTTTGGCACAAATTGAACCGCTTGTTGAGTTTGAACACGCCTTAACCGGTGTAGCCTTATATGCCTATAACGATAAAACGGCGAAGAAATTAGAAAAAATGGCTCAGCAAACTGATGATGAAAGCTTATTTAAGCTATGTAATGCAGCTGAATTAAGTGAAAAAATCGGGTTGAACGTGCCGAATAGCGGTGCGTTTATGCCGCAAAGCGGTTGGTTATCACCGATACAATTTGTACAAGGTACGTTTGCTTATTTAGAAACGAAAGGGTTACAGATTGTGTTAAATCACGAAGTGAAAGATCCGCAATTTAGCGCAGGAAGGTGGCAGTGGCAACACGATGGCGAAATGTTTAGTCATCAGATTTTAGTGTTGGCGAACGGGCATACATTCACACAATTTCAACAAGCTCAGGGGATTCCTCTGTATCCAGTGCGTGGGCAAGTGAGTCAGATTCCGACCACACCGGCTTTACAGCAGCTAAAATGTGTGGTGTGCTATGACGGTTATTTGACACCGGTTTCTAAAGCGAATACCCATTGTATCGGTGCGAGCCATGTGCGTGATAATGCCGAAACGCATTTTTCGTTGGAAGAGCACCATGAGAATGTAGCAAAACTTCAGCAAAATTTGACCGCTTGTGATTGGACGGGCAATATCGATCTTTCGCAAAATTTAGCTAAACAAGGGGTGAGAGCAGCACTGCGAGATCGTGTACCGATGGTTGGGCAAATGCCGAATTTTATCGCTCAAAAAGCACAATATCAGAATTTGTATAATCAGCTTCGCCGCAAACAAGCGGTTGAAAATGCGGAAAATTTTGCAAATTTATATATGGTAAACGGTTTAGCTTCTCGAGGCTTAACCACCGCACCGCTGTTAGGCGAAATGTTGGCAAGTTTGATTTGTAATGAACCGCTACCAATCAGCGAAGATATTTGGCACGTACTTAGTCCAAATCGTACTTGGATACGAAAATTGTTGAAAGGCTCAAAAGTGGAATAG
- a CDS encoding serine/threonine transporter, whose product MATPSNRFSLTWVLNLFGTAVGAGVLFLPINAGMSGFYPLIVMTLLVGPMTYLAHRGLARFVLSSGKPGSDITNVVREHFGENAGKFITLLYFFAIFPILLIYGVGITNTVGSFIENQLHMAVPPRALLSGVLIAIMISVMLMGEQVMLKITTYLVYPLVLILFGLSIYLIPEWNGAALQQMPSTGDFLTTLWLTIPVLVFAFNHSPAISSFALSQQKHYQDPQKTEVESSKVLRSTATILVLFVMFFVFSCVLTLTPEELAQAKTQNISILSYLANKFDNPVISYFGPLVAFLAIGSSFFGHYLGAREGLEGLVNQLRDKPIESAKFQKITAVIFFITLWIVATINPSILGFIESLGGPIIAMILFIMPVYAIYTVPALAKYRNSVMSNTFVVVMGTIAISAIVYGLL is encoded by the coding sequence ATGGCTACGCCATCTAATCGTTTTTCCCTCACTTGGGTGCTTAATCTATTCGGTACGGCTGTTGGTGCAGGCGTATTATTTTTACCGATTAACGCCGGTATGAGCGGTTTTTATCCGTTGATTGTAATGACTTTATTAGTCGGACCGATGACTTATCTCGCACACCGAGGACTGGCACGTTTTGTGCTTTCCTCAGGTAAACCGGGCAGCGATATCACCAACGTTGTACGTGAACATTTCGGAGAAAATGCCGGTAAATTTATTACTTTACTTTATTTCTTCGCCATCTTCCCGATTCTATTAATTTATGGCGTGGGTATCACTAATACTGTCGGTTCATTTATTGAAAACCAATTGCATATGGCGGTACCGCCTCGTGCGTTACTATCAGGTGTATTAATTGCGATCATGATTAGCGTAATGTTAATGGGTGAGCAAGTAATGCTGAAAATTACAACTTACTTAGTTTATCCGTTAGTGCTTATCCTGTTCGGTTTATCTATTTATCTGATTCCGGAATGGAACGGTGCGGCATTACAACAAATGCCAAGCACAGGAGATTTCTTAACTACTTTATGGCTAACGATTCCGGTATTAGTGTTTGCTTTTAACCATTCGCCGGCAATTTCATCATTTGCGCTTTCACAGCAAAAACATTATCAAGATCCGCAAAAAACCGAAGTTGAATCAAGCAAAGTATTACGTTCAACCGCAACGATCTTAGTGTTATTCGTAATGTTCTTCGTATTCAGCTGTGTATTGACGCTAACACCGGAAGAATTAGCACAAGCCAAAACACAAAATATTTCGATTTTATCTTATTTAGCAAATAAATTTGATAACCCGGTTATTTCTTACTTTGGTCCATTAGTGGCATTCTTAGCAATTGGCAGTTCCTTCTTCGGTCACTATTTAGGTGCGCGTGAAGGATTAGAAGGTTTAGTCAATCAACTACGTGATAAACCGATTGAATCGGCAAAATTCCAAAAAATCACTGCAGTTATCTTCTTTATCACATTATGGATTGTCGCCACTATCAACCCAAGTATTCTGGGTTTTATCGAAAGTTTAGGTGGGCCTATTATTGCAATGATTCTGTTTATTATGCCTGTATATGCGATTTATACTGTGCCTGCATTGGCAAAATATAGAAACAGTGTCATGAGTAATACTTTTGTGGTTGTGATGGGAACAATCGCTATTTCAGCAATAGTGTACGGATTACTATAA
- a CDS encoding L-serine ammonia-lyase has product MISVFDIFKVGIGPSSSHTVGPMKAAKQFIDELLARKLLAKTDRLQADIYGSLALTGRGHSTDIAVVMGLMGYLPDNVDIERIDSVIEQVKQESKLVVAEAVPEMAKTITFDFYKDMPFHYDFLPRHENGMILKAFEGDSLLFEKTFYSIGGGFIVDDENFDSQADDTVSVPFPYKNAEDLLKHCKEQGLPLSSLVWKNETALRPKQEISDYLAKIWKTMEDCIQHGLHTEGLLPGPLKVVRRAPSLRRTLEATGKFNTDPMQIIDWVNMFALAVNEENAAGGRVVTAPTNGACGIVPAVLAYYQQFIAPLNQETIERYLLACSVVGTLYKMNASISGAEVGCQGEVGVACSMAAAGLTEIMGGTPDQVCIAAEIAMEHNLGLTCDPVGGQVQVPCIERNAIASVKAINASRMALRLTSQPRVTLDKVIETMYETGKDMNAKYRETSTGGLAIKILPCD; this is encoded by the coding sequence ATGATTAGTGTATTTGATATTTTTAAAGTGGGCATAGGCCCTTCGAGTTCACATACTGTCGGCCCGATGAAAGCGGCTAAACAATTTATTGATGAATTACTGGCTCGTAAACTTTTAGCTAAAACCGACCGCTTACAAGCCGATATTTACGGTTCTCTGGCCCTAACCGGTCGAGGCCATAGCACCGATATTGCGGTGGTAATGGGCTTAATGGGGTATTTACCCGATAATGTGGATATTGAACGAATTGATAGTGTTATCGAACAAGTGAAGCAAGAAAGCAAATTAGTTGTTGCCGAAGCTGTACCTGAAATGGCAAAAACCATCACATTCGATTTCTATAAAGATATGCCTTTTCATTACGATTTCTTACCTCGTCATGAAAACGGAATGATTTTAAAAGCCTTCGAAGGTGACTCTTTATTATTCGAAAAAACGTTCTATTCTATCGGTGGTGGTTTTATCGTTGATGATGAAAACTTTGACAGCCAAGCAGACGATACCGTATCCGTGCCGTTCCCTTATAAAAATGCGGAAGACTTACTCAAACACTGTAAAGAACAAGGCTTACCGCTTTCAAGTTTAGTTTGGAAGAACGAAACGGCTCTGCGTCCAAAACAAGAAATCTCGGATTATCTTGCAAAAATTTGGAAAACGATGGAAGACTGTATCCAACACGGTTTACATACGGAAGGTTTATTACCCGGCCCATTAAAAGTGGTACGCCGTGCACCGTCTTTACGCAGAACATTAGAGGCAACTGGTAAATTTAATACTGACCCAATGCAAATTATTGACTGGGTAAATATGTTTGCATTAGCAGTAAATGAAGAAAATGCGGCAGGCGGACGTGTTGTTACAGCTCCAACTAATGGTGCTTGCGGTATTGTGCCGGCAGTATTAGCTTACTATCAGCAATTTATCGCACCGCTTAATCAAGAAACGATTGAGCGTTATTTATTAGCTTGTAGCGTTGTCGGCACACTGTACAAAATGAATGCTTCTATTTCCGGTGCGGAAGTGGGTTGTCAAGGTGAAGTCGGTGTGGCTTGTTCAATGGCGGCGGCCGGTTTAACCGAGATCATGGGCGGAACACCCGATCAAGTGTGTATCGCAGCAGAAATCGCAATGGAACACAACCTCGGTTTAACCTGTGACCCTGTTGGAGGACAAGTGCAAGTACCTTGTATCGAACGGAATGCGATCGCTTCAGTTAAAGCAATCAATGCCAGTCGTATGGCTTTACGTTTAACCTCACAACCTCGAGTCACTTTAGATAAAGTGATCGAAACGATGTACGAAACCGGTAAAGATATGAATGCCAAATACCGTGAAACGTCAACCGGCGGTTTAGCAATTAAAATTTTACCTTGTGATTAA